Proteins found in one Planctomycetes bacterium MalM25 genomic segment:
- the pilE_2 gene encoding Fimbrial protein precursor, with amino-acid sequence MKPQDKALRGFTLVELLVVIAIIGILVALLLPAVQAAREAARRAQCQSQIKNVALAVLNYESTFQELPPSIVDETISNNPGAGIGNSMDYTSGWLLACLPFLEEQALFDSFDFSQPIPGNDLADGQSVPNWKNVQARGAEIAVLLCPSDEANQVFYQGYQGSGPPDKLGGNWGRNNYAANSGAAAIYSEGAGSETAAVAPSVGSVRDAPWSGSSDANLGSGGWPVRTWPASVRGSMGPNGGTRLAQLVDGTSKTMMIAEIRAGIDETDPRGVWALPHAGCSVVASHGSGGDANGPNVCEVKADDISRVLAFPNCNANRTDPVCMQCNSDVFGFAQAAPRSLHQGGVFIAHADGSVAFITDEIETTGAWAPCCSVWDHLIMGADQDFQP; translated from the coding sequence ATGAAGCCACAAGACAAAGCACTCCGCGGTTTCACCCTGGTTGAGCTGCTGGTGGTGATCGCCATCATCGGCATCCTCGTCGCGCTGCTGCTGCCCGCCGTCCAAGCCGCCCGCGAAGCGGCCCGCCGAGCGCAATGCCAGAGCCAGATCAAGAACGTCGCCCTCGCGGTGCTCAACTACGAATCGACTTTCCAGGAGCTGCCGCCGTCGATCGTCGACGAGACCATTTCCAACAACCCCGGCGCCGGGATTGGCAACTCGATGGACTACACATCGGGCTGGCTGCTCGCTTGCCTCCCCTTCTTAGAAGAGCAGGCGCTCTTCGACAGCTTCGATTTCAGCCAACCGATTCCGGGCAACGACTTGGCCGACGGACAGTCGGTCCCAAACTGGAAGAACGTGCAGGCCCGCGGAGCCGAGATCGCGGTGCTGCTCTGCCCGAGCGATGAAGCCAATCAGGTCTTCTACCAGGGCTACCAAGGCTCAGGGCCTCCCGACAAGCTCGGAGGCAACTGGGGACGAAACAACTACGCGGCCAACTCGGGAGCGGCGGCGATCTACTCTGAAGGCGCCGGCAGCGAAACCGCTGCGGTTGCGCCTTCGGTTGGCAGCGTACGCGACGCCCCCTGGAGCGGATCGAGCGACGCCAACCTGGGATCGGGCGGCTGGCCGGTTCGGACTTGGCCAGCATCCGTTCGCGGCTCGATGGGCCCCAACGGCGGCACTCGGCTGGCCCAACTCGTCGATGGAACGAGCAAGACGATGATGATCGCTGAGATCCGAGCCGGCATCGACGAGACCGACCCGCGCGGCGTGTGGGCTTTGCCACACGCCGGCTGCAGTGTGGTCGCTTCGCACGGCTCCGGGGGCGACGCCAACGGCCCGAACGTCTGCGAAGTGAAGGCCGATGACATCTCACGGGTGCTGGCCTTCCCCAACTGCAATGCGAATCGCACCGACCCCGTTTGCATGCAATGCAACAGCGATGTCTTCGGTTTCGCCCAGGCCGCTCCGCGCAGCCTACACCAGGGCGGGGTCTTCATCGCCCACGCGGACGGGAGCGTCGCCTTCATCACTGACGAGATTGAAACGACCGGAGCCTGGGCTCCGTGTTGTTCCGTGTGGGATCACTTGATCATGGGTGCGGATCAAGATTTCCAACCATGA